In Brachypodium distachyon strain Bd21 chromosome 2, Brachypodium_distachyon_v3.0, whole genome shotgun sequence, one genomic interval encodes:
- the LOC100842335 gene encoding transcription repressor MYB5, with protein MARRKPPSQRGARRSAEGQSQSETATLKRGPWTAEEDELLVRFVEREGEGRWRTLPRRAGLLRCGKSCRLRWMNYLRPDIKREPIADDEEDLILRLHRVLGNRWSLIAGRLPGRTDNEIKNYWNSHLSKKLIAQGLDPRTHMPLAPADNAAAVVGPPDPALPAQPTTAPSGAAGIGSGDSTRASAAERGDDDQDQLAATMSLDDAAAQPLGFEGFADQFFAEHHAARGGFDDMGCAMVDADDAFALFLDSLVNESQFVD; from the exons ATGGCGCGACGGAAGCCGCCGTCGCAGCGCGGCGCCCGGCGGAGCGCCGAGGGCCAGAGCCAGAGCGAGACGGCGACGCTGAAGCGTGGCCcgtggacggcggaggaggacgagctgcTGGTGCGGTTCGTGGAGCGGGAAGGGGAAGGCCGGTGGCGCACGCTgccgcggcgcgcggggcTCCTGCGGTGCGGCAAGAGCTGCCGCCTGCGGTGGATGAACTACCTCCGGCCCGACATCAAGCGCGAGCCCatcgccgacgacgaggaggacctcatcctccgcctccaccgcgtCCTCGGCAACCG GTGGTCGCTGATCGCcgggaggctgccggggcgCACGGACAACGAGATCAAGAACTACTGGAACTCGCACCTCAGCAAGAAGCTCATCGCCCAAGGCCTCGACCCGCGGACGCACATGCCGCTCGCACCAGCCGACAACGcagcggcggtcgtcggaccTCCGGATCCGGCTCTGCCCGCGCAACCAACGACGGCGCCGTCTGGTGCCGCTGGCATTGGATCAGGCGACAGTACTCGTGCCAGTGCGGCAGAAAGAGGCGATGATGATCAGGACCAGCTGGCAGCGACGATGAGCCTGGACGACGCCGCTGCCCAGCCGCTGGGCTTTGAAGGATTCGCCGATCAGTTCTTCGCCGAGCATCACGCCGCTCGTGGCGGCTTCGACGACATGGGCTGCGCCATGGTGGACGCCGACGACGCCTTCGCCTTGTTCCTCGACTCCTTGGTCAACGAGAGCCAGTTCGTCGATTGA